DNA sequence from the Miscanthus floridulus cultivar M001 unplaced genomic scaffold, ASM1932011v1 os_2126, whole genome shotgun sequence genome:
CTCGATGCATTCCACGTACGCTGGAGCTTCACATTTTGTTCTGTTTTCTCTCTATACATGCATGCATACCCTTGATTTGAAGCAtatggcatgcatgcatgtgagggCGGCCGTAATTTCATCATGAGAATATAATTGCACCCAACCGCAGCAAATCTCATGAGAAGTCAACCccagatttcatcatcacaagtcaaCTCTTGCTGTGAAGTGAACTCCAAATCTCATCAAAAGTCAACAATCACTTTCACTTCTATATATGCGCCTCTTTCTAAGACATTCCCAACACACAACTCACCGTCGTCACTCACCGGCGACAAGCAAAGTATAGAAGTCGTCGTCTCTTCCATGGCGAAACTCACCGTCACGGTCATCGTCCTGCTCACATTCCTCGCCACCGCAGCAGCTGGCACGGTCTCCGATGCTGGCGCAACCACGACCATCCCGGCAGGTCGCCAACAAGCTGCCAGGAGGAGCCGGTTCCTGCTTGCCAATAGCGCGGTCTACAACTCGCCGCCGCTGACACCATCGTACGGCGCTTGCTCCAAGAAGTCGGCCGCCGTGTGCTTCGCTCCGGGAAGCCCGGG
Encoded proteins:
- the LOC136534641 gene encoding stigma-specific STIG1-like protein 3; this encodes MAKLTVTVIVLLTFLATAAAGTVSDAGATTTIPAGRQQAARRSRFLLANSAVYNSPPLTPSYGACSKKSAAVCFAPGSPGTTCCGGQCVDTAASADHCGRCNKLCKHDRSTCCGGRCVDLLSDEDNCGTCGNRCKQEVQQRLL